The sequence TCTTTTGCTCCTATTCAAGGCATGAAATAACATTTTCCCCATGCTTAATGTTTTTATTGCCGACTGACTGGTTTAACCACGAATTCTTAAAGGGTATTGAACCGATTGGACTGgacttttatgtatttatagtgATGTTGATTCGCGAAGTAGGTCTACGCAATGggatttttagcctgagtgttttaggagccaccaaatctcctggtgctcctgggctcgaccttttcaaatttcaggtCTAAGCTAAATTTATTTCACGAAGTAGGTATGATTGAATTTGACACAGCTCTCATAAGTAATGTACTAAatgttaaattgaaaaaaaaaacgaaaattattattccatgtgaaaatattttctgtcaAATTGGAATATGTTtcgaataaaatttatactattATACATTTCCTTACTAAAGTGCTCCACTGAGTTGTCAATCACACCTTGTTTAATATATCTTGTGTCCAAGTAGAGAAAATCTCTCACTATCTGTCTGATTCCTTCATTCCACAAACTTGACTTCCCCTCGTGTTTACGCTCTTAGTATTTACACTCCTCCAGCTGAGTAGCAGCTTTCAACGCTCAATTGATAGCATAACATACTATTTGGTTAATAACGGTTTATCAGAGGGACAGCTTTTGCAtagaaaacgaaaataatatcTAACGTCaatactttgaaattttaagccctttaaaagttttggttttatttgaattgaagaaaattttgatgCTATTTTGCAAATTCAAAGAACTTTAATGACAAAAGAAGATTAAACTGAAAgtcgaaaatataatatacataccaaacgtattaaattaattttcactcAACAgctgaatttaatttttcataattgtttttataattatttgataTTCAGTGTTATTGtatgttatttgaaaaaaaaaattactaatttatttttattaaaagtacttagtaattaaataaaatatgtaataatatataatatctaTGTTAGAGTCTCTTACCAAACAAATGCGGGTTTTCACCGGAATTATacaatttattacaatatatttaaaacctcctacaaaattttttttggaaaaaactgattatatttataaaaaactcgatAATCCGAATTATTTTACCTGAAGTCtctataatattttcatttcattacttCGATGGAAAAACGGTactgatttttttcattgtacatatatataaaacttGTTCGCatctacacacatacttatactttagattattaaaattgtgtatttatgaaaacatttattctcctaaaaaaaaaataaataataaataattggcgcgcacacttctgttaggtgtttggccgagctccttctcctatttgtggtgtgcgtcttgatgttgttccacaacatCCTACTTTTGAACAATTCGCTCAAGTTAGCAAGCCCACATTGAACTAGTTCACATAAGTGAGCAGCTACTGTACTTGCGTTCGAATAACTGcgttcaataaaatatatacaacaaCAAAGTCAGCGGATGCCTATGCAAAACACAGAGAGTTACTGAGTACAATGCATTACTCTTTACAAtacgaatatattttattttacaatatttatttatactttaattgtttttgcttttatagcCTGTCGTTCACTATCTTCGCAATGTTGGCACAATTGATACATAACCGCCAACGTACCAAATCAACGCATGTCAAAAACTATTTCAGCAACAAACACATCTATGCAGCCAACATATGTACGAATATTGAATATacagcaaaagcaaaagcagcaaaagcacaaacaacagcaataacagctACTCAAAATACCGCCTCAGGAGAAAATCAGCAAAGCGGCAGTGAACATCGGTGCGCAAGCATCGATGCTCGCGTTGACAGGCGAAACCAAAGCCCAGCATACGAAGCGTTGAGGCGCTGAAGAGTTGTATGTGAAGCAGTGGGTGCAGTGCTGTAGTAGTGGAACCCCACCCCAGGGCGCGATTTAGTTGTACAACAAGAAAGCAACGTAAATAGTGTAGCAAGGCTTATTATGAGGAGTGAATGTAAcaaatgtaaatgtaatttaaaaatttagggGCACGCAGAAAACGAGGAAATGCAGCAGAAACGCACGCAGTGATTTACAATAGAGCGAAGCACAGAGAGCGTAGAGTCTCAATGTTCatttgtaagaaaattgaaaCACAAACGCCAAAGTTAATAAGTAAATGTCGCATTCACTTACGGACGAGTGTGTAGGGGAAGCGTCTGGTATTTTTTCTACTCTTCATTTGATCAGTTGAAGAGGCGTAAAAGCAGAAGAAAaggcattcataggcacaggcATGCATTAAGAAAAACTGAGAGAAGAGGACAACAAGAGTAGTTAACCAAGTTTAGGATGCAAATTGGATCGTAAAAATATATGAGCGAAACAAAGCCTACAACAACAATGTgaataatacataaataaggAGTAACTTGAGCACGTGAGAAAAACGGCAGTGAGCATTAAATGTTTACTTGCGTACAAGTTTCTTAACTATTGAGAGCTCGCTGGAATATGAAAATTAACAGAAAGAATATTGTgttagaaaaacaaaagcaacagctGAACTGAGAGAGTACAACAATGCTGATTGGAATGCTCGCCCATTAATTGAGTTGTGTTGAAGAGCGCTGGAGCGCCTTTAACGTAGAAACAGAGACAAATATAGATTGTAAAGAATgcgctgaaaattaaaaaactaaatataatgaAAAGAGATAGCAATTTAGCACGAACACGCCCACTAAAGGCAGTTGTATATAAGACACAGtacccacacacacatccacTTGAATGCCGAGCGGGCAAATCCATGCGTTGAAAAGAAATGGAAAGGTGGAAAGAAATAAGGCGTTGAGTATAACAAGCGCGTTGGAGAGAAATAAAGAGTCTGAGCAAGTTGCGTATACacctacctacatacacacGCGCCCACCTGAGCCATGGGTGTTGTAGCGACGTGCGGTTTGTTTTTGGGATGGCAGCAGACACAGTTGTCAAAACCGCGTTTGACAGCTTGCCGTAATAGAGTCATATCGGACGGTAACAAGCTTTGTAGGTGTGTCACGCTACGGAAGTGGGCAGTCGAAGAGAAAAGAGAtgtaatatgtacatacttatatatgtatgttaaaatgtattaacgtaaaaattaaaaacatgccGAGAGCAGCCAATTGataattccaataaaaaaataaaacatgtgtatgttcatattcattttttctaaaatcctGAACCTTGATTTGTggtgttgttaataaaaatagtacCTTCACAAGTAAACCTCGTTGGCtacaaaataaacttgaagAATCAAATAAATCCGATAACGCAACAGGTTTGCGACATgcaagaattaaaaacaaaatatttataacaaagTAATTAACTGTATTGGCTTAATTAAGAAACTATTGTAATTACATACCATGCATATTTAAAACTCATATGGTTtgggaatttttaaatattaatgcatttttgaaACATGAATGTTGGGTACTTCAGCAAAAGGCGcgttataaaattttctaaatttattccaACATACATaacctttgttgggtgtttgcccgaactcgtcctcctatttgtggagtgcgcgtcttgatgttttcccacaaatggaaGTATCTAcagttttagtaatttttctaatacaactttttaaagaCTCGGAATGAAATGTTGAGCTATAAAACACACTCAATTGCAAATAAAGtgagtaataaaatatttagagtAAGTGCTTCtaccaaaaaattcaaagaaaattaccCCTTATATAACAAAAGTCATGTAATAGTAGTAtactttttggaatttttttaataaaacaagttCTAGAagtctaaattaaaaaagtgtttttttctaACTTAACTAACTGGCATCACTAGTTctacttttttctaatataaaaaaaaattaaaatacaatgaaGGCTTATAACACCCACTCAAATAACAAATCGGTAGAGTTTTCCGCCATAATTTTAtctctaaaatataaaaattctgctAACCACAGAAAACAaaacgatttattaaaaaatcaaaaattaaaaatactatctaaacaaaaaacttttattataattactaagttctaaaatttgtttatgggCTATCGCTTAAACAAAataaccaaatttaaaaaatattttggtagtCCACGAGTGGTTGGAATGttttataatagaaataaaaatggtttgaaaaatttcaataaaatttggcaTATAACTATACGAATTTTTATTCTGAATAATAAACTTCGTTCTGCTCAACAGAGCTCTAAACATTCaaaattcatatatatatgtacatgaaagtacataagtatacaaacatttgaagtagaaatTTGTATGTGAAATTTGATTCCGCTtatgcaaaataatttaaaggacTTAATTAAACTAAAAGGAAATCGTTGTTttcgaaaatcaaaaataaatacagtgcaTTCTATCTTAAGCAGGCACCTAAGGGAGTGGAAAATTTGTCTGCTTAAGAGAAaagtgtaacaaaaaaaaaaatagtaatttgtCACAAATATTTAATCTTTAATCAGTGTTACTTTCCTATCtagaatatgtatataaatatttgacaaaatgcaaagaattttcattaaacaagagacggaaaatataaaaaacaaattttgctttgcaaggtatttaaatatttacatattttaatttggcGAGTCTTtcctttaatttcaatattttggaGGTGAATTTGAAGATGGCCGCCGTAACCGTCTaccatgtttttaattataattcatACGTAGAACGACATGTATTGCTTTCCAGCGCAGGCCCTgaatttatgtttgtttttaataagatttaacaaaataattttgtgtttgAAACGAAGTAAAAGTGTTGTAAACTGTCTGCATATGAAGAAACTAAAATGCTTTTAGTGGAGCGAAAAAGTGGCCATGTACTGCTTGGGAGGGTTGTCcgctcaagaaaaaaatttgaaaaattcctaCGAATTTTTTTGGTACTGAAAAACCTACCGTtgggagagagtacactgtgCGTCAATCTACATATTCATGTACATACTTGTTTTGAAGAAGCAAAATAAATGAACGCTCAAAGGCTCACGTTTAGCTCAactacaaacaaacactttccACATCTACATTTACTCCACATTTGACAGCTtaaaatatccaataattgtaataataatcgCGCTCAGTCTGCCGGTTAGCCATCCAGCCATTCAGCCGCTCAGTTAGTCGTCGCTGCCTTCACCTATACCGCTGCCGTCGCATACCATATTCAACCGGCACGCTACTCAATCTGCGTGCCATCAGCTGGTCGGCGGTTATCAGCATATCAGTCGTTGTGGAAGCTTAGTCCAGCGCAGTTCTGTCAAAGCTGTCCAAAAGTAATCGATCAACGTGCAGCTAGCGTACAAGCTATttacaaaagcagcaacaaaaatcaCACTATAGAAGCCAATCAGTCGTTCGGCCTGTCTGTCAAATCGTCCGCCTTCGTTGCGggtacacacacgcacacatgcaaatgcatacataaatggAAGTGCGCGCGTGAGTAACCAACCACCACAACTCAGCCTCCAATTGTGCAGCAACAACATCGGATTGTCGTGCTCACTCGCTCTCACACATTTAGGGTCGACGTTTACGTTATGCGTGCTCGCCTTGTGAGTGAGAGTGCAGGAACTGGCCTGCTTGCTTGGCAGCCTGTTTGACAGGCTTAACAGTTCAATCTGTATGACTGACTATGACTGTCGCTCAGCGTTGTTGAAGTCGTCATCGTTTGCTGGAGTTGTCGCTTCATTGGGACGATAAGCAACTGTGATTAGTTAATTTACTCGTTGCGTTCGCCGTGAACAGACGTGTGCGTCGTAGTCGTGTGTTTGGAGAGCATGTACAAAGAAGTaaagaagaagacgaagaagcaatacaaataagaaaaaaataaacgtgTTTTCTTCTTTAGCCAACAAACAAGTGTTCGAGTAGAAGCAAATTGAACTTCAATGAAAACGTGAACGCCTACGGATTTGCGTGaagcgaaaaaaagaaaaccaaaaacaagTGTTTGAAGTGATAAGTGTTTGAAGTAAAAGCACAGGGAAATTAACaattctataaataaattaaagccaTTTTCAATTAAGCAAATTTACAAATCGTTATCTTATGGCAGTGtgacaatttttaaaacttaacaaTATATGAAATTCAACTATTTGAAATTCCAATAGTGTTTTATCGgtgagaaatttttgaaattgcatTTGCGTCCGCGCCACGTCAACGCACGTGCATCATCCAAAATTGCCACGGAACTACCAATGGCCCTAGAGGATCGCTGCAGTCCGCAATCTGCTCCAAGTCCGCCTGGTATACCACAATCGCCGCACCATCACCGCCAGAaccagcaacaccaacaacaatcaCAACATTTACAATACACTCCTACTGCCAGCACAGTTCTGGATATGAGCCTGCACCCACATCCGCCACCGCCACCACTACCACATGTTATAGCCGCCCCCGCAACGTCCACAATGCTGCCACACCCCGTGAATACGGTCGCTACAAATGCAGCTACCGCTGCCACACTCTACCATCAACATCAGCAGCTCCAACATTTGCATCATTTGCAACAACTGCAGCAGCTGCACCAGCAACAACTGGTGAATGCCGCCGCCTTTCATCATCATCCTGGTTTTGATGCTGCTGCAGCAACTGCTTTAGCCGCAGCCAATCATGCCGCCTCATTGCATCAGCGTTTGGCTGCCTCACCAAGTGGCTCCTCTACACCCTCATCTACACCTGCCTCCACAATGACCATCAAGGAAGAGGAAAGTGATTCGATTATAGAAGATAACTTTCATGCGGATGCCGAAATGGCGACACTTAATAGCAAAGCTCAAACGCGCGTACACTCCACAGAAGACGACGAGGCGGAGGAGGATGAAGAGGACGATATCGATGTGGATGATGTGGACGATACTCCAAACAGCGCTTGTCAACGTACGCCACCACCCGCACATCAACAATCCGCTAAGCCAACACTCGCCTTTTCCATTTCCAATATACTCAGCGATCGCTTTGGCGGCAATGAGGCGAGTGGCCGCGGGGCCAATAGTGCTGCTACCACAGCGGCGAGCAAACAAACGCATTTGAATGCGAATAGTATTTTCCGGCCCTTTGATGCCGCACGCTCTGCCACACCCTCCGCCTTTACGCGCGTCGATCTCTTAGAGCTGAGTCGACAGCAGCAAGCCGCTGCGGCCGCCGCCACTGCTATGATGCTGGAGCGCGCCAACTTCTTGAACTGTTTCAATCCCGCAGCATATCCACGCATACATGAGGAGATTGTCAACAGTCGCATGCGTCGCAGTGGCGTCCTACCGCCGGCTGCGGCAAAATGTAACGAGTCTGGGACTCCATTAGTAACCGCAATCTCGCCAGCAGCCGTCGGCAGTGTAGGCGCATTGGAGAAGTCCGCTTTGGGTTCGCTTTGTAAGGCAGTCTCACAAATTGGCCAGTCTGTAGCGGCACCACCATGTTCAAGCACTTCCTCGGCGGCAAGTGCATCAAGCATCGCCAGTCCACCACCCGGTTCCAGTGCGTCGAGCGCATCTTCTTCGGCATCATCGTCGACATCGGCGGGTAGTTCATTAAATTCTTCGCCCACCAGCCGCCTGCCCAGTAAGAGTAGTAGTCCACAACCCATACCGCCGCCCTCGGCCGTCAGCCGTGACTCGGGCATGGAGTCGTCCGATGATACACGCTCTGAAACCGGCTCTACGACAACGGAAGGTGGCAAAAATGAAGTGTGGCCGGCGTGGGTGTATTGCACGCGCTACAGTGATCGACCAAGTTCGGGTGAGTTATAATTTGGTGAATTATGATTAGACAAGTATGTGGTAGGAACTAGGGAAAGGACTACGTAATTTTTTACTGGACTGTGAAGAttttctaaaagaaaaataagcaaataattgtttttgtaattgtgtGTCTTTTCGCAATACAATAGCCTAAAAATCTAACTGTTTTCGTTCTACTAAAATCTTATTTCCAAGGGCATCTAAGGCAAAGTTCACGAAGCCATTTGTATTGCTTTCAAATTGGACCTACAGCAGTCAGCCATTTTGTAATAACCGTTGGCTCTCCTTGTTGCGATATTTAATTACATCTTACGTGCAGATATcacaagaacaaaaaatgtatgaaatggaAACATACAAGGTCAAGTAAAGCAGCCtaacttgtttttttatattctcaaaaaacacaacaacaaaattgggAGATAAAAATCGTGCCAAAGGACTCACACATAGTGACGATTGGCGGCATATCCTTCGATTTCAAAGTACGCCCACATGCTGTGTGAAATATCAGTGTTTACATTGGAGGCTGGTCGATgagtgtgtgtgagtgcgtgAGCTTGCCTTTGATGCCTATCCGCTATGTGACAATTTTATGTGacagttaaaataaaaacaagaaacagaAGAAGTAGAACTGATTTACACGTAagcatgtgcatatgtgtgtgtatgttgttTGTTCTACAATGGGGAAATGGCTGCTGATAACTGTTTCGGCATTTCAGAAAGAAATCAAATCTGAAGaaactaaaagtaaaaataaaaaaatgtggatttGGAATTACGGTTGTGAGCGTCGATGTATACTTAAACatatcacttttttttaattttatcagtgaatattttattcgacTTCTTAACTTATTCTtttgcacttaaaaaaaattttgttacacatttttttttaattcatttatgctatatggtttttattaaaattttcttgcgAATTAGAGGGTTTCTCTGCACaattttctctaaaaaaatttagtttttgttttttttcatgattGTGAAAAATAATGGCGTATTGATtaaaattcgaaattaaattgaaaaattattttattttttctatttgaaaTATGCTATATTTTGGATTTGTTGGctaaaaacttgcattttgcaaaattgttataacatacacatgcatgcatattgaATAAAGcttgatttgtttcttttttgccaTAGCTtccacattttcttttttttctaacttactttatttgcaatctatctactataagacattcagcaaattagatcttataagataatggccgcggtagttttgcttttgtgcaaatctacatagaaattacaacagcttattaacttgtacagttcgttcttaaattattaaaattcattagtacttcaagattgcttaaattcattgtttgttaatattatcacttaagattaacttacttaattttaccttaaagtttataggttgagtagattcatactagaggaatggcaagtctaagatatgattgcgttttaaccgtataatttcattggttgtgtctaataaacaaatagcagctggatttatgtgattGGATAATCGCTTCCACATGAAAATGATCcaataatagaaatatattGATGCAAAGAATTTTAGATATAAATGAGTTACGTGGGgagtactttttttttagtattttaaatttttttgttgactcTCTATTTTATTCTGTTATTAATAATTAGTATATTTTACTAAAGAAAgcctattttttattgttattcaatttcaaatatgttattaaatatgtaatagatctaaaaattgtatttttggtaACTGTTATGCCTGgaattgcaaaatttgttttcttctaaTGTTACAACAAGTCgaaaacgacttttttttggaaaatatgtaataaaaaaaaaatcgtatccaCTCATACTCCACAGATTCGCGCtggatatttataaataaaaaaatttcttaatattagaaaaataaaatatcaaaagaaaaacagAGGAAAAATCGGACATTATCTATTATCTGTTAAGCTTCGATTTTAGCATGGCaacgaaaatcaaaaatatagaaaaatatatgattaatattttttcaccttaaggggacagattcCTGTatacggccatattttccctgattttcattaaaattatttaaaatgaagaagtcaatatattttcttcaaaattgacatacagtttatttatacattaaaatcatataaacatttttttttattttaatcatttaaaatgaccGATtcacactcaattcttccaggaaggtcgcagtggggcttctcaatcggcggacaTTTTAGCATCGGCGCCcatga is a genomic window of Anastrepha ludens isolate Willacy chromosome 6, idAnaLude1.1, whole genome shotgun sequence containing:
- the LOC128866906 gene encoding segmentation polarity homeobox protein engrailed, with translation MALEDRCSPQSAPSPPGIPQSPHHHRQNQQHQQQSQHLQYTPTASTVLDMSLHPHPPPPPLPHVIAAPATSTMLPHPVNTVATNAATAATLYHQHQQLQHLHHLQQLQQLHQQQLVNAAAFHHHPGFDAAAATALAAANHAASLHQRLAASPSGSSTPSSTPASTMTIKEEESDSIIEDNFHADAEMATLNSKAQTRVHSTEDDEAEEDEEDDIDVDDVDDTPNSACQRTPPPAHQQSAKPTLAFSISNILSDRFGGNEASGRGANSAATTAASKQTHLNANSIFRPFDAARSATPSAFTRVDLLELSRQQQAAAAAATAMMLERANFLNCFNPAAYPRIHEEIVNSRMRRSGVLPPAAAKCNESGTPLVTAISPAAVGSVGALEKSALGSLCKAVSQIGQSVAAPPCSSTSSAASASSIASPPPGSSASSASSSASSSTSAGSSLNSSPTSRLPSKSSSPQPIPPPSAVSRDSGMESSDDTRSETGSTTTEGGKNEVWPAWVYCTRYSDRPSSGPRYRRPKQPKDKNNDEKRPRTAFSSEQLARLKREFNENRYLTERRRQQLSSELGLNEAQIKIWFQNKRAKIKKSSGSKNPLALQLMAQGLYNHTTVPLTKEEEELEMRMNGQIP